The genomic segment CTCGACCGCCGCCCTGGAGGGAACAAACACCAAAATCAAACTCATGCAGAGGCAAGCCTATGGCTTCCGTGACCCCGAGTTCTTCAAGCTAAAGATCTATGCCCTGCACGAGGCCAACTACGCTTCAGCCGGATGAGCCTTAAAATT from the bacterium genome contains:
- a CDS encoding transposase; this encodes STAALEGTNTKIKLMQRQAYGFRDPEFFKLKIYALHEANYASAG